The Vitis vinifera cultivar Pinot Noir 40024 chromosome 8, ASM3070453v1 genome segment ttccgatactttccctagtaataatgtttggggaaaaaaatttaaacctaatTCATCCATCATTTTCTCAGTCAAACtattagaaatatggttaacataCCTATATGAATACATAACTTAAAAGATATATATTGCGCCATTGTAAAATAAtgttacactaattgtacaatgaaaatgtactaagtgtacaagagGTATATAAGGCTACTCTTTATGCAATATTTCAATCAattctcaacattttttttttattgtcaccGAAGGAGTGAACATTTTTCCCCCACACATTCCTTTACCTAAAAATagtttcaatttgaatttttaaatttcatcatccaaaatttgtaattgcatatttcgttttgagtttttttaacaatattttttcttagtACATTTACATCtcatataaaggaaaattaaccaCAATATTTAGgtactatattttttatgaaatcaaattaatataaaatggaAAACACATTAGTGTCATTATTTCAAATGACTCAAGACAATATAAACAACATGTAATAACTATTTAGGAAAAATTATCAAtgtttttttaccaaactatgtcgTTTAGATATTCCATACCAAAATTAAAacttaggaaataaaattaaaattatcatatttaaagtgtttattaTAAGTAAaccaaatgaaatatatatttttactattttacctttataaacataatgtcagtagagataaaaaaaatcatatttaaatagaattaaaaatgataaaaaaaaaaattatctttgtaacatttgtagtttttatttatttttttaaaaaaaatcattcatttaaattattgagttaattttaaataaaaaaatttgttgtaattatagttttgaagattctatgatttttatattgttacttttaatttattttctttgattctttatcttaaatttcatccaaacttgtttttacccatattttcatgttttctattatatccttttttcaaggtgatttttatctaatttatattccattatattctcttttcaattttaaagtgtttttatacatttttgcataacaaaagattttgtcatttttcatttacaaaactttatacaaaaaatatcatatgcgaggaaaaaaaattatgatataattacGTGCACATCTCTTAATATAATGTATTTGTTTGACTTGATTGATGACATcatgttttaataatttaaactatGTCAAGTTCACGTCTATTTCGGATTTAAAAgggtattttaatatttttcaaattattaaattataatacattattcaattaaaaattaattaccacCATTGGTTAAAAGATGGTcatgttacaaaataatttattaagataATGTCCATGTATGGTCCATAAAAtagatgtttgttttttaagagaaaaaaatctcaaatataataataataataataataataataaacctaataagtaatatgatttaaagcaccctttatcaattttattttctttgacaagaaaggaaaattaaaacaaaCACAAAGGTATTCATcaagattatattttatttttcgaCATTAGAaactattttatctttttatccaaatattctaataaaatcattttttttatattaaataaaatttacattaatttttaatagaagATGTGAGTGATCCCAAGAAAATATCTTAGACAAACAGAAGGAAAATACAATGAAATTGGTGCAATCAAATGAGATGATTTTGAACCATGAAAAGAGAAGGTAGTGGGGTAATGATTAAATCATAGTCTCTCATTgtggaaaatagagaaaatttgTGTAGGGACACTGAATAATAATCCATTTTTGTGCCCAAAAACGACCCTTCTAAAATTGGTGTAACATATAGTTCAGTAACAGACTGATTTAATGGATCATTTGAATTTGCTTCAAGGTACAGCAACATGAgtacaaataatgaaaaataacacCTTAGTTCAAAGAATCTTAAGGGTAATACCCTACATAATTTTGATGTTACATTAGCATACTTTTTATTCATGATAAGCATAATTTAGTATAGAATAATTTTCTTTGCTTTCCATTTTAAGTGAATGTTGAAAAACACCCCTTCATGCTAAGGATTAGATTTTGAAAAGCTTTGATTTTTAGGTGGgtgtttggatatattttctatatatattttttaaaattttagaaaaggtgaataatttatataaatttttattttcttaaatttttaaaatttttaaaagagttttatcaataaaaactattttttttttaatataagaattcatatatttttttttagaagttaTCAACTTAAAAAGCaaatatttaaatgttatttaagagtttgtttgatagtaattttaggaagtattttttattttgaaagtgtttttgaaacaaattaagtatttgataaactttaggaaacaacttttaaaatgcAAATAATCATTTATagtcttgaaaaattatttgtattgttttatattaaaacacTTGTTAAAAGTATGTTTTACATTATTTCTATTCgaagtgtttttagtgaaagtattttatataaaagtgtttttaggagaatcacttataaaatatttcaccATAAAACAttacaagtaattttttatctctatccaaacaattttatttttatttttttgagaaaaagaaatttgtaaatTAATAATAGTTTCTTCACTTAGCAAGATGTTGCATCAGAATTGGGCTAATGCTGTTTTTTCCAACAAACAGTTAGGATTAAGCTGACAGATGGATGATATGATTACAATTCATAAATATAGTCCTCCCAATTTATAACTTAGTGGATTTAATTGATTGGAACCAACAAAGGAGGGCCTCATCAATGCtcattactatatatatatatatttattaaaatgtgTGGAagctaattattattttaatggtaAGGgtattttaaattaagttactTTGGAGATTTTACATATATGATTTggttagagttttattttttagggtatTGAGATatagaaaaatgcaaaaaaaaataaaataaaatttagaggGTGAACCATTTTTGAATTCTCTTATACTCTCTTTTcattataatgaaaatttacAACAGTTACAAGTAGATCGAAGTCTCATATTAAAagtgaaccactataaattttgtgtatttttatactttaattttttacattATGGTTTATTGTCActttccaaatatatatattaaaaaaaacagaaaaactaaaaataaaaaatagatttaaaattaatatattattttaaacttactttaattatatttgaagattatttaaaaatataaatttttaactaatttaaattttttttttatagcaaaatcgagaatgagaaaaatattttcttacaatatatatattttttaaaattttggtaggatactaaataaatattttataatttttctatatttttttagtagatattgaattttattgaataaGGCATTTCCCCATATTATTCTTTAgggattgttttaaaatttagaagatTGGAGAAATTCTCTTAACTATTTGATATTGAATTTGATACTTTTTCTATACTCTTCTGAGAATATCTCGCTTCTTCTCCATAGCCATAAGTTAACTTCTCAAATCACATATGCCCGCAGGTAACTATTCCATTTCTTTGATTATAAAATTTAGTCAGATGGGATGGTAGCATGATAGCAACACATttccaaagtttttgaggataactatgataaaaaattgaagaaaaggtACGACAACTACAAGCCAGCTTTTCCTACTCTGTTTCTCGATGGAACTGAAAGGTCAAATTGTTATATTCAAGATTCATCTGGGATATTCCATTTAGAGCTCAAAACACTACAACATGACCATGAATTCATCACGTAGTACGAGTCTCAAACTACCATATCTATATATGTATGTACTATGAAATCCACATGGTGGAAAATTTATACCAGTTAGCTGTAAATGGAAGTCAATATGGGGGAGGTGACAGCAGAAAACCATTTCCCACCTAATGAAGACTATATAGGGTCTACATGATTGCAATGGCACAGTGGTTGGATCATTATAAAAGTTTCCACCATTATGTAGAAGGCAGGAGGAGCCCAAGATGTTAGCCTCCCAACCCACCTCTAAACTCCATTATATACGCtgaaaaaatgatcaaaaagcAAAGCATACATGACTTTAGCTTCACTCCTActcaaaaaccataaaaaaattgCCGAAAATTCCCTCCTAAAGTCCTCATCATTCTGTTGTACCAGCTCCCCAGGACTATTCCTCTTACTCTTTTATTCTGCTGTTGAGCTTCTCCTCCCCTCATCATCCCTACACCATTCTCCTTTGGCCACGATGAAACCCTCCCGGGGGAAGCTACCTCTGCCCATCATTACTGTTGTCATCTGTGCTTTTGCTATCATCGCCCTCTTGTACACACAAAGAATCACTTCTCCCTCTCCCAACTCAATTCTCAGGTTCAAATCCTGTTCTAGAAAAAAACACACTCCCAACTCTAGTAAGTCTCTGCTGCTAGCAGCCAGTTGCTGTATGTGTCATTTGGCACCCCACCACCAATCGGTTCTGATACTGATATATATACAATCTGCTGCTGTTAACAGGTGACAGGGATGGAAAGAATGATCTGGACGACTCAGAAGCCGACGACAAGTTTGATTTTGACCCGGAAGAGTGCAGTATTGTTAATGGAAAGTGGGTGTTTAACTCTTCAGTTAAGCCTCTCTACACAGACAGGAGCTGCCCATATCTCGATAGACAGGTCTCTTGTGCCAAAAATGGAAGACCAGATTCCGCCTATCGCCACTGGGAATGGCAGCTGGACGACTGTGAATTGCCAAGGTTGAGAATTTCACTGTTTGATATTCATATCTAAATGTATAGATTGGATATACTACTAGGACATTCTTGAAGTAACAGTAGTCTGCCATGTTCATGACTTGGTTTTGATTTCATATTCTCAGATTCAATCCTAAAACTGCCCTTAAGAAACTGCGAGGGAAGAGGCTAATGTTCGTGGGAGACTCGCTTCAAAGAGGTCAATGGCAGTCATTTGTTTGTCTCGTTGAACACATTATACCTGAAGACAAGAAGTCCATGCATCGCGGCCGCTCTCATTCAGTCTTCAAAGCCAAGGTATTGACTGCACAATAGGAAGATAGATACTCAATCTTGTGTCTTACGCGTTGTTTTATTTCGGTACACCTAATTCCAAAGATGAATTCAAGAAGCATATTGGAAAATGTAAAAGTAAAGGAAGTGGTATAGAGAAGAGTATATTGAAGTTAGGTTACATGTCACACATGCCCCTGCATTATATTTCTACTCTTGCCTTCAAAGAAAAGCTGCTtcatcatcgtcatcatcatcatcacataTTTTTCTCCATCTGTAATTCAGGAATACAATACTACAATAGAATTCTATTGGGCTCCATTCCTTGTGGAATCAAATTCAGATCTCCATATCATAGGAGACCCAAGGCAAAGAATACTGAGAGTGGATTCAGTTTCCAAGCATGCCAAACACTGGCTAGGAGTGGATATCCTCGTGTTCAATACTTATGTCTGGTGGATGAGTGGCCTGCGGATCAAGTCCCTGTAAGTTTCTCCTCAAACACATAGCTAGCTAGGAAGCATAATTTTTCAATAGCAACTGATAACAGTTCAATacagttttaaaataaatgaataccCTTTTGAGCTGCAATGTGGATTGAGCACAGATGGGGTTCATTTGCAAATGGGGAAGAAGGATATGAAGAGCTGGACGCCCCGGTCGCTTACAGGTTCGGTTTGAAGACGTGGGCCAACTGGGTCGATTCAACTGTTAATCCTAACAAGACCCGTGTCTTCTTCACAACTATGTCTCCTACACACATGAGGTCTGTCTCTCTATATCCACATCTCTTAGATATAACTAATCCAAGGTTCAACAATCATATTCCTCTTCTTTGCAGAAGCGCGGACTGGAACAATAAGGATGGGATCAAATGCTACAATGAGACAAAGCCAGTGATGAAGAGGGGGCACTGGGGGACTGGATCCGATAAAAGGATAATGAATGTGGTAGACAGCATAGTGGAGAAGATGAAGGTCCCGGTTACAGTCATCAACATAACACAAATGTCAGAACACCGAGTCGATGCTCACTCATCAGTTTACACTGAGACTCAAGGCAACCTGTTAACCGAGGAGCAGAAGGCAGACCCACTACGCTACGCAGACTGCATACATTGGTGTTTGCCTGGAGTTCCGGACACATGGAATCAAGCTTTTCTTGCATATTTGTAGCCAAAAGGCCGGGAACATGCAACACAAactgatttgtttttttgggtCTGTGACCACATGATTTCATCAATTATAAGTAGTCTTTTGATTCCTCTCTATCAAATTCTTGGTTTATATATCTGCTAATTAACTTGAGCTATGCCACAAACCAACCATATGTATGCTCTTATGAAACGTAACTGTGCCTTCAAATTCTTATATATGCAATTCATATTTGGTAATTGTatatacaacaaaaaaaaaatcaatttttagaaataacaGTACTTATGAACTCATGTGGATTTGGAatcttttatgtaaaaattagatgtttaaCAAACTTTCTCCCCCacagaaattaaatatatactttacaaacttttgaaaatgaggcttaaaattttttgaaaatcactaAAAGTGATTCATTGATAATTGACaaactgatttttaaaaattagagttgttacttattttaattttttttttttaaaataagataagaaataaaaatgtaaagtgactcattttaaaagaaaaacatgtttgCGAAAAACCGAGTTAAAATTTGGAAGTTGAGTTACTTATTAAAAAAGTACCATAAAAATAATactcatttaaattttaagaaaaaaatgtttttattaagcaattgaaggaagttgcaataattaattaattagttatggataccaaaaaaaaaaatgtcatgaaTAAATATAAGTCATCGTAAAAAtcatattacaataatatacaaaataaataaaaacaaaagtacaACATGACTTATTGgattaattagaaaaatgatttttattatttcaaagatTATGACAAGgttttaagaaattttgaaagaatttctttacattaaatataatttcaaattaatgatttaaatttatttattcacaaaaaagtttcaatttatttttaacaattttatttatattcaatttttatttttaagaaagttATTTGCACTTGTTACAAACAATTTGgcattaattatttaaatttatttatttacaaaaaaaaagtttcaatttatttttaataagtgaTTTGAtaccattttatttatatttaatttttattttcaaaaaatttatttgcacctattattattataaaaaaaattattaagtgcAACTTTAAAACAAAGTTCCCCCTTTGATTTTATTgacaagaaataaatattttcatccaAAGTTGTTAAGAAAagattatcataattttattccaattttatttttgttttttttaaagaactttaaatttttgcttaaaaaaaatgaatttttcattttcacaattttatctAAAATGAAAGAATTTTACTTGACTTTTATTACAAAATGATTTTCCCAATTTTATGTACAAAAATATCCCAATtccattttgttttaaaaaagtgTCATTTACAATTctatttctagaaaaaaatatttattttacaattttatttaaaagatgatttttaCCATTCTATTTTAAATAAGGAATTTTTGCTTAGATttgattaaaacaaaaaaaaaaaaaaggtttttttaaacTTCATTCTCTAGGAGTGGCCGACGGAGATGAGTAGGCCGGCACGTCCCACCGGCGATCGAGAGAGCTGGCGGGTGATGACAGGCCTCACCTCCGGTAGTTCCGGAGACCAATTCTTGGACTCTAGCTTGATTTTCCATTTCCGTTCTTCTTCATCTGCTCCATCCTCATTCAGAGTTGTACtgaatcaatgaatgaaaacaGCGAGATGGGAAGTGGGTTTGTTGTAATTATCTGAACGACATACATAGAGAGGCGCGGGGTGGAGACTTGAGGCTTGGATAAAATACCCTCTGAAAATATAAACCATTAAAACCTTGACATGTACCCTGAATCAAAAGCTATTAAGCAAAATTATGAGTTGCAAATGATCAAACAAATGACCAGACAAGGATCCCTAATTTTTTCTGCAACCAAAACaccaaaagagaaaatggaaggaaaatatTCCAAATATTCATAATCTTCTCATCCTTTCCTCATCTTTCCTgacaagattgaaaaaaaaaaccaagaaaaacttgACGTACCTTGAGAAAACTAGATcaagagagaaaatagagaagaaatgTATCTAAGACAGTTGGAAATGCTTTCTCAAACTTTCCTCCTAATCAAACTAtcctaaaacccaaaaccctaactaACATTTCAACACATTCagacataaaaacaaaaaaaaagaaaaaaaaaaaaaagaaaaagggaaggaaaataTCGAGAATCACTTTggggggcatttttggaatatttcaaaatttttaaagtgtttttttttaagaaaagcaCCTGTCAAgccctttaaatattttttcaaaattttaaaaatgttttttaaaatggacCAAACACCTTATTTCCAtaccaaaaatatttaaaagtatttttaaagatagaaatactttaaaaaatcagggtttttaataaagaatttttctcaaatcttattaagagcccgtttggtagtgattctagtggaagtgtttttatttaaagtgttttctgCTATAGTATTTctgtgaaaaacacttttatgataataaaaaaaaataattctaaagtgttttttataataaattgtataaatataaaaacacttttaatattaataaattactaaaaaggatatacaattttaattaaaaaaaaggtatgataaacaaaaaaactttttattaatgaaaaaacatctaaatcactaaaaaaataacattgaataaaagataattttaaaattaaaacaatatatgattacctgttaatttctaaaaaaaaaaaaaaagacttttctaattaaaaataataatttttttttatcactatactaaaattttaaaaaatatttacaaaaaacatctaaatcaataataaaaaaaaagaacattgaataaaagataattttaaaagtaaaacaatataaccacctattaatttctaaaaaaaaaaagatttttctaattaaaaacaataaattttttttatcattggggggcatttttggaatatttcaaaaaaattgaagtgttttttttaaaaaaacacctgtcaagtgattttttaaaaatcacttcaagtgtttttccagattttcaaaagtgttttttaaaatttgtcaaatactttattttcatcccaaaaacacttttaagtgtttttaagggtagaaacacttttaaaaatcactgccaaacgggctctaattttttttaccattatattttaacaaaaaaaatatgcctttaaatttttttaagggtttatataaaaaaaattttacttaactttttttttttaaaaaaaatctttttactatttcacttggaataaaaatttccatttaaaaaaaaaaagattttgtacaagtttatttaaaaaaaaaaggaattttaattaacttttattaaaaaaatattttttaaaaatttgtttaaaaaagaaaattacctTATGAAAGGatcttttacaattttatttagaaaaaaaaatctcacaaTTTTATCTACAAAAGATatttaattccaaatttattaagaaaaaatatctttataaattttatgaaaagaaagatttttacaaattatttttggaacatattctaatatttatttatagcaTATTTGATTGGTAATAGCATACTATATGTTATTCAATTAGcactaaatattttttacattcaAATGTCATATGATCAAGGAAAACTTCATCAAATTAAcctaatttgataaaaaaaaattagaaaagaaaagaaattaggaTCTCCAAAAACAAAgacatgaataaaaaatgaatttttattaaaagtattttcacaaaattaatCATTTCGCAGTAGTCCACCTTTTTCAATTCCATTTCCGtccttctctttccttttttcctatCTAAAGCATCCTTAACGAGGATCGTTGGATTGAAAAGTAGAAAAGAATCTCATCCGTTAATTCCGCGGGACCCAGTCTTACCCAGGCTCGCGCCTATGGGATCCTATATTCTAAGCCAACTGCCTCCGAATTAGCGTTCATGTGGGTTCGAGAAACTAGGGTTTTCGCTTTGTATCGTATTCTCAGGTAAAACTTCCTTCATGGTTTCAAGAAATCTTCTCAGATTCAGGATTAAAATCCATCGCGTGTTGTTACCCTGAATCTATCTTGTTTGGATTATTTGATCTTTTTATCCGATCATTGATATTCTCACCatccgtttggttgctgagaaaagaaaagagaaacatGGAATAGACTACGTCATATTTCAATTAGTGAGGATCCTGAAATTCAAGAACTTGCTATACTTATCCAAATGGACAATTAgggttttgttgattttttattctgattgattttttttttccctcttcagTAGCTGATTTTGAAACACTCATGGCTGGAGGGAATTTCATGCACAGAGTTATATCTTACGTTGTGAATGAGGTCCTTGTAAACAGTCTTGCCAACAGGTATTATTTAGCCCTCATGTGttattatttttgcatgagTTATTGATTGATTGAAGCTTCTTCATCTGCTCATCAGGATTTGCTAGTTCCTGATGGGCTCGTTCCCTTGAAGTGAAGCGCTATCAAATCTTCCATTTTTTATGCACTGTAATATTTATGCATTGCAACTGTGGAAGTTTGAGAACATTTAGCCATTACAACATTAATGTCttcctttgtttggtttttgCTTGGTTGCATGGTCATTTGTGGTTCAAATTGtgatttgaaaaccaaattccttaaataataaatgttaTAATTCTTTATGAAAAGACTTAATTCAAATCAGCTTTAGTGAATAAATGGACGAAAATTTATTGGAAACAAAAATGACCATTCCGGTGAAGtccaattattaattttgtttttgcttcATTGTCTGGTCATTCTGGAATTCGGTGTTCCAGATTTGGTTTTTGTCCATTCAGGTGCATCAAGATTATTTGTTTTGGAGCAATCAAATTCCTTATTTGATGAATGTTATCATATTTCAGAGGAAAAGCCAAATCTAAGTTAGCCAGTTGACTTGTTTCtgtttcttatttccttttttttttttttttgttacaatgGATGATTCACTCTGCCAAGGAAGCAATCCAGTCCACCCTTCTACCCCACACTACTTAAATACTGGGAGACTCGAGCTTTTAGGACCTTTGGTTCATTGTTAGAGAGCCCTATTGCTAACCTACACCTCAAAAGGCTGTATTGGATTTTTTGGAAGCAAAAACAATCAGAGTAATTACCTGTTGTAGCTTGTGAGTTGTGACCACAAATGTGTGTGATGTTTGGTGGTGTTAAATTTTTTGCCAATGATGACTCCATAGACCTGTACCGATTGTGGATATGACCACAGCAATTAACATCTAAGGGGCTGAggcttgttttctttttctttttttctttttttttaatcactcTTTCAATACATTTTTAGGTAAAATTGTTCTTAAGCAATACCTACGTGATTTGTTCCAGACATTGTTTTAAAGAAGGATGACAATATGAAATATCAACTCAGAGGCAAAGGTGGCACctgataaaattgaaaattttaatgttgAATTATAAAAGTatctttgaaatttaattactaaatttaatttgacCATTTGATGAAACAAAAAGATGAAGAGGGtgttttttttagctttttgccaaaaacaatttgtttttagactttaggttgtttgtatttctactttttcatgacttattataaatttttgactgaatagaaaaaatcaaatatttttttgctttttctttactttttaatgtataatagaaataaaatattacaaatttagctataaaaataaataaataaaacattacaaaaacaaagtacttaatacttaacactattaaacactatttagttttaactgctatttagaattaagtgaaaaaaacaaacaccaccgaagtctaaaattgtttattttactaatttttcctTAAAGTTACAAACATGGCTTGAAAAGTActgttataaatttataaccCATTTAAAACAAACTATTTAAACATcatgttattttaatataacATTAAGTCATTCTGTGGGTTGTTGGTTTCTGTTATGAAACTCTATTGTTCGTGTTTGGGAATGTGCTAGTTTCAAGAAATTCTTGTAACTATCCAAACTTTGAACCACTTGTTTAATTGTTAAAGTTATTTATGGATGAATCTCCAATCTGGAATGGTTGGTCTTTGTCATGAAACCTTATTGTTTATTTTCACAGTTTGCTTGTTACGGTGAATGTTTCAATGATTCCAGCTTTGAATTCATTGTTTAAGTATTAAAACTATTACTGGCTGAATATCTGATCAAGGgttctcaaattttattatatggtTGTGCTTTCTCAGCCCTGCTTTTCAGAGATT includes the following:
- the LOC100255845 gene encoding protein trichome birefringence-like 3, producing MKPSRGKLPLPIITVVICAFAIIALLYTQRITSPSPNSILRFKSCSRKKHTPNSSDRDGKNDLDDSEADDKFDFDPEECSIVNGKWVFNSSVKPLYTDRSCPYLDRQVSCAKNGRPDSAYRHWEWQLDDCELPRFNPKTALKKLRGKRLMFVGDSLQRGQWQSFVCLVEHIIPEDKKSMHRGRSHSVFKAKEYNTTIEFYWAPFLVESNSDLHIIGDPRQRILRVDSVSKHAKHWLGVDILVFNTYVWWMSGLRIKSLWGSFANGEEGYEELDAPVAYRFGLKTWANWVDSTVNPNKTRVFFTTMSPTHMRSADWNNKDGIKCYNETKPVMKRGHWGTGSDKRIMNVVDSIVEKMKVPVTVINITQMSEHRVDAHSSVYTETQGNLLTEEQKADPLRYADCIHWCLPGVPDTWNQAFLAYL